Below is a genomic region from Fusarium oxysporum Fo47 chromosome VIII, complete sequence.
CAATATTATTAAAGCGCTTCTCGAAGACGTATTTGCGCGCCAAGACGGTCCATATAGAGACCTAGACCGTGCTACCCAGCATGataaggaggaagagcatTATCTGCTGCCAGGTTATTAACGCGCTAaggttaattatatttaacccgGCCTCGGTTATAGCAGACACCATAAGGAACAGGCTATCGATATAGCTGACAGGGGAGGCAGGGTCTAATAACTGCCAGAAGATAACAGAgctaataagatatataataataaaatatgCATAGTAGATAGTAATGAAGTTTAACGGCAGCaaatacttatatactaAGAGGATCCGTGATACCTATAGATAGTTATCGACAAAATCATCCCAGCGCGACATTCTGCCTAAAGCAGGGGGAATATATTGCATCATATTTGCTTAGAAAGGTTTGGCACATTAGAAAGGAATGCAATAGAATTCTTGCAATGGATTTTAGTTTATCCGGGGAGCACTGGTTTAAAGAATGAAATTTATTCCGCCAGGAGGACTAACCCTAATATGGCTAAATGCACTAGTCTATCTACAGTTAAGTTAATTAGCATATGTTTTCAGCAGGCAGATAAGTATTAAGTTAAGCTCTCGGCTATAAGCCttaactataaataatacaTTTAGTTAATAACTTGGACATTACACTATACTAACTAACTAATTACTATAGCCAAAAGCTGATAAATAAAAAACCTAAATAATAACTCTTCAATTATTTCTCTCTAATGTTACTGTATTCCTTCCTACTCTATTTTTACCTCGTAGTCTTTATCTAAATCGTCTGAACTATCCACCGGCTCATTAGAATTGTTGTCAGAAACGTCAGATATAAGCTCGAGGCGCTTAGCAGAATAATAAGGCTCTAGCAGACGTACGACTGTGTGATTGTTTTGCATCTTAGCGTAAATCATTGGCTGATCATCCGGTTCATCCATGCCGTCAAATGGCTTATACTTAAGAAGCAACTTGACCGCTGCGACTTCGTCTTCAACAGAAGCCTCAACGAGTGCTCTCCAGATCTGGTGTATTTTTGTTTTGGGGTTGTCAGAACTCATGTCGAGGAAGACCTTCATAATCTTGGTTTTGCCGTGTGATGCCGCCAGTACCAGAGGTGGGTGTTCACAATCGTTGTAGGAGTCAGAGTAAGACGTGGCCCCATGTTCCACAAGAAATTTGACCATGTCCATGTCGTTGTTGACAACGGCATGCATCAATGCTGAACATCCCAGGCCCTTGTCCGGCAGAGCTCCTTTGTTCACCAAAGCACATACAAAACCCAAGTCGCCGACCTCGCTGGCGAACGACAACGCAGTCTCGGAGTTTATGCTCTCAGCGTTGGGGTCAGCACCCTTCTCGAGCAACATGAGAACAATCTCGCTGCGTTCACAACAAGCTGCCTCCAGCATAGGCGTCATCTCCCAATCGTCTACTGGGTCGATGTCGACACCATGGTCCAGGAGATTCTGCACGATTTCCTTGTGTCCTGCTCCGGCGGCTGAAGCGAGAGGCGTACGGCCGTCTTTATCCGCAACGTTCGGATCGACACCTTCCTCGATCAGCAGCGAGACGACTTTATCATATCCACTCCAGCAGGCCTGAAAAATGACCGAAGTTCCATCTTGCGTCTTCTCGTTCACGTCTGCCCCTTGCTCAATGAGGAATTTGATGTCATCCTCTTCTATTCTGTCCCGACAACCTGTGGCCCAGAGCAAAAGGTCCCCACCTGAGGTCTTCCTCCAGTCAAAGTCGGGTTTTACAGCCTTGTATCTCTGTTGTATTTCCTCTAGTCGAGGAGAAGTAGCTGGGACTGGTCTTGGGATGAGCCCGTACCCAAGCTCAGGAGGAGATTTCTCTTTCAAGATCTCGATGACGGCGGTTTGCTCGTTTTTAATGGACCACAGAAATGGTGTCCGCTCTAAATCATTGTCTTTTATCTTTGGGTTCGCGCCTTTCTGCAACAGAAGATTGACGATATTTGCATGGCCATGCCCGGCTGCCCACGATAGAGAGGTTCGACCGCTCTTGTCCACAGAATCCACCTCTGCACCGGCGTTCAACAGCAACTCCACGCACGTTTCGGACCCGTGCTCTGCCGCGTATATGAGCGCATTCTTCTCGTGGCGCCATTCTTTAGTATCAACGCTTGCTCCCaacctcagcagcctctcCACGAGGTTAGAAAACCCAGAGATGGTAGCAAGGATCAGTGCTGTGTAGCCCGGTTCATCAATGGCCTCTATGTTAGCGCCTGCTGTGATCAGGCTCCCGGCAATAGCCTCGTGGCCATTTGCCACGGCGTGTAACAAGGCCGTTCGGTTTCTGAGATCTTGCGAGCGGATATTTACACTTcggttgaggagaagatcaacggCATCGTTGTGTCCTCCCAATGTGGCCCAAATTAGCAGTGTCCGCCCATTTTGTAGGTCTCGAGCATCTACGCTTCTTCCGGTgtcgagaagctcttcgagTTCTTTGGTGTTTCCGTTAACTGCGGCGACGATGAGGGGGTCCTCCCAAGCACATAGTTCCATAGGCATGATTGCAAGTGTTTGAACTAAGTATCAACTCTAGCTTGTCAGAGACCTTTGACTCACGCGTTGTTCACTCATTTATTTTCCGAGATGCTCTCTTTTCTACTGCGCCCTTCGTATTCAGCTGAATTGACAAGTGCTAAAGTGGAGCCTAGAGGCTCAAGCGTGCGCCGTATCGGCGCGCTCTGGAAATTTTAGCACATTCTACGGTCCGACTACGCCCCCTTTTGTGGGTTGACTACCCACACGAAAGACCGCTTCACGACGCTACCGAAAACCTAGGCTCTCAATGTGTTCTTTTGTATGATAGTAGATAGCCATGTCTTCACGCTTCTTGCACTGGCGCTCTTTCGCGACAACAGTTTCTCATCCGCGAGCCATTAGAATGCCTTCTCTACCGCGATAGCGATGTCTTCTATCGCACGCACGGATGGAGGGAGGATCAAAATGAGCGCTTGATTTCTATCTAAAGGGGAGACAAGAGTCGGTCTCTTATACTTGCATCCATATTGTCGATGGCTCAGGCAGCAGAATACTGCCTGCTGACCAGAGCTTGTCGTAACCGTGAAGTTATTCACGCTGGTCATCCTTACCCTTGACATCTTCCCCTGCATATGTGAGAACGGGAGGGGCTGCATTACAAACCTTGACTGTCTTCAGCATGTGCTCCTAGTTCGCGACCATCAGTCGCTGTTGAGGAGTGACTGTTACCCGGACTTCAAGCTACGGTCGTTTGCCAAAAGGTCCACTTTCAGAACCTATGGATGAACTATTGTTTTGATCGACATCTGGTGCACCTCGAGCCGGCATGTATGCGATCACATGGGTTTACGACAGACCATATTATACCAAGGTTGAACTAAATCCTGCGCATTGTCTAACTTTTGTTTGTGCCAAGTTAGGCAACTATAGACTTCTCTAGCATAATGATATAGTAATTAAGTTTAATTAAATAACCTGTTgtttatttttatttttttttatccGTGCTTTTGACTTCTTACTTTTATTCTACTTTATACCCCCTATTGGAGGCGCTAGTTATTTGGATAGGTAAATTTACATTTTGAAAATCGTAGTCAGAAGTTTCATATTTGCCCGTTTTGAAGCGGCAAGAGTAGGGTCCGAAAATGAACTAGCCAAAGGACACCCTAAATTATCTAAAGCTTTACAGAGCAATTATCTCTACTCAGGGCTGACATTGAACTTTTGATACGTTCTCCAGGGTGGGTTAGGGTGATGGCTTCGATCAACTTGCCATAAACAGCCATCCCTGTACCCTACCCTATAACAACTCAATTTCATTTGAACGCCATCACTTCATTGAATACaatttaattaactaaaaGCTTATGGCAATACAcagttttttttttttttttttttttttccaAAGCCATGGTTTTTCTCTACAGTGCTTAATATGCTATCCGTTTGTGTTGATAACTTGCTTGGCCGTATACAAGGAATATTTTGCTAATCTTGAGTAAAACAAAACCTACCACAATCTGCAGTGCAGTTTGACCACACAAGACAGAGCCATAGTTGCGTCTGGCATGGGCATtgattttatattatttcCTCAGACTTATATTATGCATTGCGAATTCTCAGAGGTTGTCATGGACAATGTATTGTGTGACCTCAATGTAAGGTGCCTATACAAACCCAGTAAGGAAGAGTCGAGAAGAACGGAGGTATCGATTGGGAATTTAGCGAGACCACTAAAGCGGCCCAAATTTTAAT
It encodes:
- a CDS encoding ankyrin repeat-containing domain protein, encoding MELCAWEDPLIVAAVNGNTKELEELLDTGRSVDARDLQNGRTLLIWATLGGHNDAVDLLLNRSVNIRSQDLRNRTALLHAVANGHEAIAGSLITAGANIEAIDEPGYTALILATISGFSNLVERLLRLGASVDTKEWRHEKNALIYAAEHGSETCVELLLNAGAEVDSVDKSGRTSLSWAAGHGHANIVNLLLQKGANPKIKDNDLERTPFLWSIKNEQTADDIKFLIEQGADVNEKTQDGTSVIFQACWSGYDKVVSLLIEEGVDPNVADKDGRTPLASAAGAGHKEIVQNLLDHGVDIDPVDDWEMTPMLEAACCERSEIVLMLLEKGADPNAESINSETALSFASEVGDLGFVCALVNKGALPDKGLGCSALMHAVVNNDMDMVKFLVEHGATSYSDSYNDCEHPPLVLAASHGKTKIMKVFLDMSSDNPKTKIHQIWRALVEASVEDEVAAVKLLLKYKPFDGMDEPDDQPMIYAKMQNNHTVVRLLEPYYSAKRLELISDVSDNNSNEPVDSSDDLDKDYEVKIE